Proteins from a single region of Verrucosispora sp. NA02020:
- a CDS encoding WXG100 family type VII secretion target gives MTGNPLVAAPTQVAPSAWAGVWICEDIELIARGVREGSWIDGSLGVVSAGLDALAFVSDPVGALLQYGVAWLIEHVKPLSEALDWLAGDPAQITAHAQTWRNVAASLRAEATGLADAVRTQVTGWDGNAGRAYRAWATEQHQAVTGLAQGADTMAAITEGTAGLVAAVRLLVRDAIATCVSRLTVYAAELVATAGLATPLVVEQVTTLVASWAARIARLLRGLLNSLRAIIPHIRRLADLIDHLKRALDRLRREPPAPHTPDDPRPTHTPRDPRQPDFTSPDIDPKKITAYAMNPDHPVGKNKYRVINSATGLGPDDSESILRQVRDGVRAGSPLLGKSDQFGERWSVDLPLSGPKGTIIVRTAWILESGTSTPRMVTISFPPKEG, from the coding sequence GTGACCGGTAACCCGCTCGTCGCCGCCCCAACGCAGGTCGCACCGAGCGCCTGGGCCGGCGTCTGGATCTGCGAGGACATCGAGCTCATCGCCCGGGGCGTACGCGAGGGAAGCTGGATCGACGGCAGCCTCGGTGTGGTCAGCGCCGGCCTGGACGCCCTCGCCTTCGTCTCCGACCCGGTCGGCGCACTCCTCCAGTACGGTGTCGCCTGGCTCATCGAGCACGTCAAGCCCCTCAGCGAGGCACTGGACTGGTTGGCGGGCGACCCCGCGCAGATCACCGCACACGCCCAGACCTGGCGCAACGTCGCCGCGTCGCTGCGCGCCGAGGCCACCGGGCTCGCCGACGCCGTCCGCACGCAGGTGACCGGTTGGGACGGCAACGCCGGGCGCGCCTACCGCGCCTGGGCCACCGAGCAACACCAGGCCGTCACCGGGCTGGCCCAGGGCGCCGACACGATGGCCGCCATCACCGAGGGCACCGCCGGTCTGGTCGCCGCCGTCCGGCTCCTGGTCCGCGACGCCATCGCCACCTGCGTCTCCCGCCTCACCGTGTACGCCGCCGAACTCGTCGCCACCGCCGGACTGGCCACCCCACTGGTGGTGGAGCAGGTCACCACACTTGTCGCGTCCTGGGCGGCACGGATCGCCAGACTGCTGCGCGGGCTGCTGAACAGCCTCCGGGCGATCATCCCCCACATCCGCCGCCTCGCCGACCTCATCGACCACCTCAAACGCGCCCTGGACAGGCTCCGGCGAGAGCCTCCAGCGCCTCACACGCCTGACGATCCCAGGCCGACCCATACGCCCCGCGATCCCCGTCAGCCTGACTTCACGAGTCCGGACATCGACCCGAAGAAGATCACGGCGTACGCCATGAATCCGGACCATCCCGTCGGCAAGAACAAGTACCGGGTCATCAACTCCGCCACCGGGCTGGGCCCCGACGACTCGGAGTCGATCCTGCGACAGGTCCGCGACGGTGTCCGGGCCGGCAGCCCGTTGCTGGGAAAGTCGGATCAGTTCGGCGAGCGATGGAGCGTCGACCTGCCGCTGTCCGGCCCGAAAGGAACGATCATCGTCCGCACCGCCTGGATACTTGAGAGCGGCACTTCGACGCCCCGCATGGTGACCATCTCGTTCCCACCGAAAGAAGGATGA
- a CDS encoding DUF6518 family protein has translation MRPAPDHRRVALLAVLGGFLLGFLDFVWIKYVPYPFAELGNSSAVWAVAAFAFGFRVRSGPVRAAVGAAVGLVVAVPSYYVAAALIQGDDWAVLGATTSLIWMAFGVLAGVVFGVGGVWARGTGWRRVIGTALPAAVLFAEALLQARRINHPSYGIEPLWNALINAVLGVLVVVLVGRTARQRLVALATAVPLALVGFAAFRLANFG, from the coding sequence ATGCGTCCCGCCCCCGACCACCGACGCGTGGCCCTCCTCGCCGTGCTCGGCGGTTTCCTGCTCGGCTTCCTCGACTTCGTGTGGATCAAGTACGTGCCGTATCCCTTCGCCGAACTGGGCAACTCCAGCGCGGTGTGGGCGGTGGCGGCGTTCGCCTTCGGGTTCCGGGTCCGCTCCGGCCCGGTCCGGGCGGCCGTCGGTGCCGCCGTCGGGCTCGTGGTCGCGGTGCCGAGTTACTACGTCGCGGCGGCGCTCATCCAGGGCGACGACTGGGCGGTGCTGGGGGCGACCACCTCGCTGATCTGGATGGCGTTCGGAGTCCTCGCCGGAGTGGTCTTCGGCGTCGGCGGTGTCTGGGCACGCGGAACGGGGTGGCGGCGGGTGATCGGGACAGCGCTGCCCGCCGCCGTACTCTTCGCCGAGGCGCTGTTGCAGGCGCGACGGATCAACCACCCGAGCTACGGCATCGAACCGCTCTGGAACGCCCTGATCAACGCGGTACTCGGCGTCCTGGTCGTGGTCCTGGTCGGCCGCACCGCCCGGCAGCGGCTGGTCGCGCTGGCCACGGCGGTGCCGCTCGCGCTGGTGGGGTTCGCGGCCTTCCGGTTGGCGAACTTCGGCTGA
- a CDS encoding serine/threonine-protein kinase: protein MNQPLRPGDPARLGGYDLLGRLGEGGMGEVFLARNGQGRQVAIKMIRPDLSDDGEFRARFRSEVNQARQVPPFCTAEVLDADPDHDPPYLVVEYVDGPSLAQVVRAQGPLGAGALHSMAVGVATALAAIHGAGVIHRDLKPANVLVALGGIKVIDFGLARAFEATSQHTRTNHMVGTIAYMAPERFETGRDRTVGPAADVFAWGAVVAYAATGRTPFAGDSPASTAMRILSQPPDLTGLGGPLRGLVERALAKDPAERPTARALLDELLTTAPSSREADRMLAAAASASAVSSVSAVSGGGTPGRGSDAPVAPKPVSDGRVRKRRSRLVLVATVVAAALLVPAVLVGPRLLRGVLDGAATSTGPSVSRSLDPVPAGSGKPRTSLDPVEAALGILNGQRRTLLHVAEIDRDLSVDGDGRVHVGDGTGPDAVFVLQPFGVDYMIKSLNPEIAHRPCLGVKRQPSTSSSLVGADCVATQATLFSIRPIEESKDDQGRPTHVLYNEEHGFVQWSRSRKVIYVEFLGDGEVDTTFSLVDRGAV, encoded by the coding sequence GTGAACCAGCCACTGCGCCCCGGTGATCCGGCGCGGCTCGGCGGGTACGACCTGCTCGGCCGGCTCGGTGAGGGCGGTATGGGTGAGGTGTTCCTGGCCCGCAACGGGCAGGGCCGGCAGGTGGCGATCAAGATGATCCGCCCGGATCTCTCCGACGACGGCGAGTTCCGGGCCCGCTTCCGCAGCGAGGTGAACCAGGCTCGCCAGGTGCCGCCGTTCTGCACCGCCGAGGTGCTGGACGCCGATCCGGATCACGATCCGCCGTACCTGGTGGTGGAGTACGTCGACGGGCCGAGCCTCGCCCAGGTGGTCCGGGCGCAGGGACCACTCGGTGCGGGTGCCCTGCACAGCATGGCCGTCGGGGTGGCGACGGCGCTGGCCGCGATCCACGGCGCAGGGGTGATCCACCGGGACCTCAAGCCGGCCAACGTCCTGGTCGCGTTGGGCGGCATCAAGGTCATCGACTTCGGCCTCGCCCGTGCCTTCGAGGCGACCAGTCAGCACACCCGGACGAACCACATGGTCGGCACCATCGCGTACATGGCACCGGAGCGGTTCGAGACCGGGCGTGATCGTACGGTCGGTCCGGCGGCGGACGTCTTCGCCTGGGGTGCGGTGGTCGCCTACGCGGCCACCGGGCGGACGCCGTTCGCGGGCGACTCGCCGGCTTCCACCGCGATGCGGATCCTCAGCCAGCCGCCGGACCTCACCGGCCTCGGCGGGCCGTTGCGCGGGTTGGTCGAGCGGGCGCTCGCGAAGGACCCGGCGGAGCGTCCCACCGCCCGCGCACTGCTCGACGAACTGTTGACGACGGCACCGTCGTCGCGCGAGGCCGACCGCATGCTGGCCGCCGCGGCGTCGGCATCCGCCGTCTCGTCGGTGTCGGCGGTGAGCGGCGGTGGAACGCCCGGTCGTGGGAGCGACGCCCCAGTGGCACCGAAGCCGGTGTCCGACGGCCGGGTGAGGAAGCGGCGGAGCCGGCTGGTGCTGGTCGCCACGGTGGTCGCGGCGGCGCTGCTGGTGCCGGCCGTGCTGGTCGGCCCGCGTCTGCTGCGTGGCGTCCTCGATGGTGCCGCGACCTCCACCGGGCCGTCCGTCTCCCGGAGTCTGGATCCGGTGCCGGCCGGGTCGGGTAAGCCGAGGACCTCGCTGGATCCCGTCGAGGCCGCCCTGGGCATTCTCAACGGGCAGCGTCGGACCCTGCTGCATGTGGCGGAGATCGACCGCGACCTGTCGGTGGACGGCGACGGCAGGGTCCACGTCGGTGACGGCACGGGGCCGGACGCCGTCTTCGTCCTTCAGCCGTTCGGCGTCGACTACATGATCAAATCCTTGAATCCCGAGATCGCACACCGGCCCTGCCTCGGGGTGAAACGCCAGCCGAGCACGTCCTCCTCGCTGGTGGGCGCCGATTGTGTGGCGACCCAGGCGACACTGTTCAGCATCAGGCCCATCGAGGAGAGCAAGGACGACCAGGGTCGCCCCACCCACGTGCTGTACAACGAGGAGCACGGCTTCGTGCAGTGGAGCCGGAGCCGCAAGGTGATCTACGTGGAGTTCCTCGGCGACGGCGAGGTCGACACCACATTCAGCCTGGTCGACCGAGGGGCCGTCTGA
- a CDS encoding carbohydrate ABC transporter permease codes for MKPGKGFKIFRVVALIVVVLSLVAPLIWMVAASFKTNVDIYDSSKAVVFTPTLDNYNTVLQQANYVQFIVNSLWVAFAATTLSLLLGVPAAYSMSRFNMKKSALVVLMARIIPGVSLLVPWYYVFSNLRMVGGFSVLILSHMFVSLPLIVYIMMGYFDGLPDELEEAALVDGLTPIGAFRRITLPLSVPGIATAGILSFIFSWNNFMFALVLSGASTKTLPVAIFDFVGYASIDWGGLMAATTVVTLPIMLIALFVQKYVVSGLTAGATKG; via the coding sequence ATGAAACCGGGCAAGGGTTTCAAGATCTTCCGCGTGGTCGCGCTGATCGTCGTGGTGCTGTCGCTGGTGGCGCCGCTGATCTGGATGGTCGCCGCCTCGTTCAAGACCAACGTCGACATCTACGACTCCAGCAAGGCGGTGGTCTTCACGCCCACGCTGGACAACTACAACACGGTCCTGCAGCAGGCCAACTACGTCCAGTTCATCGTCAACAGCCTCTGGGTGGCGTTCGCGGCGACGACGCTGTCGTTGCTGCTGGGCGTGCCGGCGGCGTACTCGATGAGCCGCTTCAACATGAAGAAGTCGGCGCTGGTCGTCCTGATGGCCCGGATCATCCCCGGCGTCTCGCTGCTGGTGCCCTGGTACTACGTCTTCTCGAACCTGCGCATGGTCGGCGGCTTCAGCGTGCTGATCCTGAGCCACATGTTCGTCTCGCTGCCGCTCATCGTCTATATCATGATGGGCTACTTCGACGGCCTGCCGGACGAGTTGGAGGAGGCCGCACTGGTCGACGGGCTCACCCCGATCGGCGCGTTCCGGCGGATCACCCTGCCGCTGTCCGTACCGGGCATCGCCACCGCCGGCATCCTGTCGTTCATCTTCTCCTGGAACAACTTCATGTTCGCGCTGGTGCTCTCCGGTGCGAGCACGAAGACCCTGCCCGTGGCGATCTTCGACTTCGTCGGATACGCCAGCATCGACTGGGGCGGCCTGATGGCGGCGACCACCGTGGTCACCCTGCCGATCATGCTGATCGCCCTGTTCGTGCAGAAGTACGTGGTCTCCGGTCTCACCGCCGGTGCGACGAAGGGCTGA
- a CDS encoding sugar ABC transporter substrate-binding protein — protein sequence MTLSACGGGGEDSGASDTVRVTLVNHVWTENIRKALPEFEQQTGLKVEVTQLGEDQLSDQYNVKLNAGSDDIDVMMYRPLQEGRLFAKNGYLADLTDKAKDSSDFDFADFQDAPVSATTYEEKVVGIPIITEQQVLYYRKDLLEKSGFSAPPQTLDELKAQATKIQADNPGVAGFVARTGKAAAVTQFSSFLYSFGGDFVDEAGKSAVNSEAAKQAYAFYGGLLREQGPANISTDMSWSEAMAIFTQGQAAFYPEANSLYANATDPSKSRVSENVGFAPFPAGPAGSKPYNIPSWGLAINEASGNQTNAWKFIEWAAGKEQSLDQQKAGTPGARASVFENPEGTSTYPEDMAQAITVSLANGVGHDRPVVERVAQAREIVGQPIVDAITGRDAAASADTAHEAFQKFLDDEAR from the coding sequence ATGACCCTCTCCGCCTGCGGCGGTGGTGGTGAGGACAGCGGCGCCTCGGACACGGTGCGCGTGACGCTGGTGAACCACGTCTGGACCGAGAACATCCGGAAGGCGCTGCCCGAGTTCGAGCAGCAGACCGGTCTCAAGGTCGAGGTCACCCAGCTCGGCGAGGACCAGCTGTCGGACCAGTACAACGTGAAGCTCAACGCGGGCTCCGACGACATCGACGTGATGATGTACCGGCCGCTGCAGGAAGGCCGCCTGTTCGCCAAGAACGGGTACCTGGCCGATCTGACCGACAAGGCCAAGGACAGCTCGGACTTCGACTTCGCCGACTTCCAGGACGCCCCGGTGAGCGCCACCACCTACGAGGAGAAGGTGGTGGGCATCCCGATCATCACCGAGCAGCAGGTGCTCTACTACCGCAAGGACCTGCTGGAGAAGTCCGGCTTCAGCGCCCCGCCGCAGACGCTCGACGAGCTCAAGGCGCAGGCGACCAAGATCCAGGCGGACAACCCCGGCGTGGCCGGCTTCGTGGCCCGGACCGGTAAGGCCGCCGCCGTCACCCAGTTCTCCAGCTTCCTCTACAGCTTCGGCGGTGACTTCGTCGACGAGGCGGGCAAATCCGCCGTCAACAGCGAGGCCGCCAAGCAGGCGTACGCCTTCTACGGCGGGCTGCTGCGCGAGCAGGGTCCGGCCAACATCAGCACCGACATGAGCTGGTCCGAGGCGATGGCCATCTTCACCCAGGGCCAGGCCGCCTTCTACCCGGAGGCCAACTCGCTCTACGCGAACGCCACCGACCCGAGCAAGTCGCGGGTCTCCGAGAACGTCGGCTTCGCGCCGTTCCCGGCCGGTCCGGCCGGTTCCAAGCCGTACAACATCCCCTCGTGGGGCCTGGCGATCAACGAGGCCTCGGGCAACCAGACCAACGCCTGGAAGTTCATCGAGTGGGCGGCCGGCAAGGAGCAGTCGCTGGACCAGCAGAAGGCCGGCACCCCCGGCGCCCGCGCCTCCGTCTTCGAGAACCCCGAGGGCACCTCGACCTACCCGGAGGACATGGCGCAGGCGATCACCGTGAGCCTCGCCAACGGCGTGGGTCACGACCGGCCCGTGGTCGAGCGCGTGGCGCAGGCCCGGGAGATCGTCGGTCAGCCGATCGTCGACGCCATCACCGGTCGGGACGCCGCCGCCTCGGCGGACACCGCCCACGAGGCGTTCCAGAAGTTCCTGGACGACGAGGCCCGCTAG
- a CDS encoding YbaB/EbfC family nucleoid-associated protein yields the protein MWADEAALDATQRRLDEWESAAADRARRAQSLAARVAALTGTAHSPDRTVEVTVDSAGLLVDLRLHDRVRQHSAAHTARLILTTTRAAHADLLRRVTATTRETVGADDPTGQAVVDSYRRRLGDGRRHPDADR from the coding sequence GTGTGGGCGGACGAGGCGGCGCTGGACGCGACGCAGCGCCGCCTGGACGAATGGGAGTCCGCCGCCGCCGACCGGGCCCGACGAGCACAGTCCCTGGCGGCCCGGGTCGCGGCCCTCACCGGCACCGCGCACAGCCCGGACCGCACCGTCGAGGTCACCGTCGACTCGGCCGGGCTCCTCGTCGACCTGCGGCTGCACGACCGGGTACGCCAACACTCCGCCGCCCACACCGCCCGCCTCATCCTGACCACCACCCGCGCCGCCCACGCGGACCTGCTGCGCCGCGTCACCGCGACGACCCGCGAGACCGTCGGCGCCGACGACCCGACGGGACAGGCCGTCGTCGACTCCTACCGACGGCGGCTGGGCGACGGGCGACGCCACCCCGATGCCGACCGATGA
- a CDS encoding type VII secretion target — protein sequence MPTDDPLRVDPDELTIHAARLDRHADTLDTARRAGQQVRLGTAAYGQLCAIMPTLLDGLHQVLVDGIGTATTSVRDTATRLRTGADHYRTADGRARHRLDRVRERRDR from the coding sequence ATGCCGACCGATGACCCGCTCCGGGTCGACCCGGACGAGCTGACCATTCACGCGGCACGCCTCGACCGGCACGCCGACACCCTCGACACCGCCCGCCGGGCCGGGCAGCAGGTCCGGCTCGGCACCGCCGCGTACGGGCAACTCTGCGCGATCATGCCCACGCTGCTCGACGGCCTGCACCAGGTCCTGGTCGACGGCATCGGCACCGCCACCACCTCGGTCCGCGACACGGCCACCCGCCTGCGCACCGGCGCCGACCACTACCGGACCGCCGACGGACGCGCCCGGCACCGTCTCGACCGGGTGCGGGAGCGGCGTGACCGGTAA
- a CDS encoding carbohydrate ABC transporter permease, translated as MSAVSAPERATSSASVMPDTPGWARWANDHRKWLFAAPAMAFVAALIIFPLAWTAYLSLTDSSGSVRAESEFIGFRNYVDVLTDTDRFWPAVARTGAFTGVALLVEVVLGMAIALLLWRPFRGEKWVRVAILLPLVATPVAVGMMWRLIFDPNIGLANQALGWVGIGPQPWLAGQHTALPTTIFIDIWQWTPMVVLILLAGLTSLSDEPQEAAMIDGASAWQRFRHVTLPLLMPTVIVAVLLRGIDALKTFDILYATKGRGGGSFNEVETLNVYAYGLSFDYNEYGLSSTVLILFFLLIIALMWVLTARKKKEEAGR; from the coding sequence ATGTCAGCAGTCAGCGCCCCCGAGCGGGCGACCAGTAGCGCCTCCGTCATGCCCGACACGCCCGGTTGGGCGCGTTGGGCCAACGACCATCGCAAGTGGCTCTTCGCGGCCCCGGCCATGGCCTTCGTCGCCGCGCTGATCATCTTTCCGCTCGCCTGGACGGCGTACCTCAGCCTCACCGACTCCTCGGGGTCGGTCCGCGCCGAGTCGGAGTTCATCGGTTTCCGGAACTACGTCGACGTCCTGACCGACACCGACCGGTTCTGGCCCGCCGTCGCGCGGACCGGTGCCTTCACCGGTGTCGCGTTGCTCGTCGAGGTCGTGCTCGGCATGGCTATCGCCCTGCTGTTGTGGCGGCCGTTCCGGGGCGAGAAGTGGGTCCGCGTCGCCATCCTGTTGCCGCTGGTGGCCACCCCGGTCGCGGTCGGCATGATGTGGCGGCTCATCTTCGACCCGAACATCGGCCTGGCCAACCAGGCGCTCGGCTGGGTCGGCATCGGGCCACAGCCGTGGCTCGCCGGTCAGCACACCGCGCTGCCCACCACGATCTTCATCGACATCTGGCAGTGGACGCCGATGGTCGTGCTGATCCTGCTCGCCGGGCTCACCTCGCTCTCGGACGAGCCGCAGGAGGCCGCGATGATCGACGGCGCCAGCGCCTGGCAGCGCTTCCGGCACGTCACACTGCCGCTGCTGATGCCCACCGTGATCGTCGCGGTGCTGCTGCGCGGCATCGACGCGCTGAAGACCTTCGACATCCTGTACGCCACCAAGGGGCGCGGCGGCGGTTCGTTCAACGAGGTCGAGACGCTCAACGTGTACGCGTACGGGCTGAGCTTCGACTACAACGAGTACGGCCTGTCGTCGACCGTGTTGATCCTGTTCTTCCTGCTCATCATCGCCCTGATGTGGGTCCTCACCGCGCGCAAGAAGAAGGAGGAGGCGGGCCGATGA
- the sigJ gene encoding RNA polymerase sigma factor SigJ — translation MIESDRLAAQFEEQRPYLRAVAYRMLGSLGEADDAVQEAWLRLARTDAAALDNLTAWLTTVVARVCLNTLRTRRRRGEEPLDARVPDPVVDPEGADDPEHAAVLADSVGLALLVVLDTLAPAERLAFVLHDMFGVPFDEIAPMVDRTPTAARQLASRARRRVRGQAPLPDADLGRQREVVDAFLAAARDGDFDALVAVLHPEVVLRSDGGAGRARFTTVIRGATSVAAEATSFGRFSPFARPAVVNGAAGVVVVAAGRPLSVMAFTVADGRVAAIDVIADPDRLDALDLAAFTD, via the coding sequence ATGATCGAGTCTGATCGGCTGGCCGCGCAGTTCGAGGAGCAGCGGCCGTACCTGCGGGCGGTGGCCTACCGGATGCTCGGCTCCCTGGGGGAGGCCGACGACGCCGTGCAGGAGGCGTGGTTGCGGCTGGCCCGTACGGACGCCGCCGCGCTGGACAACCTGACCGCCTGGTTGACCACGGTGGTGGCGCGGGTCTGCCTGAACACCCTGCGGACCCGTCGGCGTCGTGGCGAGGAGCCCCTCGACGCCCGGGTGCCCGATCCGGTGGTCGACCCGGAGGGTGCCGACGATCCGGAACACGCCGCGGTGCTGGCCGACTCGGTGGGGCTGGCGCTGCTGGTGGTCCTCGACACGCTCGCCCCGGCCGAGCGGCTGGCGTTCGTCCTGCACGACATGTTCGGTGTGCCGTTCGACGAGATCGCGCCGATGGTCGACCGGACGCCGACGGCCGCGCGTCAACTGGCCAGCCGGGCCCGACGCCGGGTACGCGGGCAGGCGCCGCTGCCGGACGCCGATCTCGGCCGTCAGCGCGAGGTGGTCGACGCGTTCCTCGCCGCTGCCCGGGACGGTGACTTCGACGCGCTGGTCGCCGTGCTGCACCCGGAGGTGGTGCTGCGGTCCGACGGCGGTGCGGGCCGTGCCCGGTTCACCACCGTGATCAGGGGTGCCACCTCCGTCGCCGCCGAGGCCACGTCGTTCGGCCGGTTCTCGCCGTTCGCCCGGCCGGCGGTGGTCAACGGCGCCGCCGGGGTGGTGGTGGTCGCAGCCGGACGTCCCCTGTCGGTGATGGCCTTCACCGTCGCGGACGGACGCGTCGCCGCGATCGACGTGATCGCCGATCCGGACCGGCTGGACGCGCTGGATCTCGCCGCGTTCACCGACTGA
- a CDS encoding FadR/GntR family transcriptional regulator — protein sequence MKVPSPGVTPTQTAPTETGLHGRVLDHLGTAICGGELASGAVLNIDDLVDRYAVSRSVVREVLRVLASMGFIETRRRVGVMIRPAHHWNVFDPQVIRWRLASAGRIAQIRSITELRTAVEPHAAWLAARRVDHDEASDLVGLAAKMWAAGKAGDEERFLSLDIEFHQRVLRASGNEMFVKLQSLVAEVLIGRHHYHLMPHYPHEQALQLHADVAQSIQRHDGETAREAMVQIMEHAFEEMSSIWEQGLAPEPEPA from the coding sequence GTGAAGGTTCCCTCACCCGGGGTGACACCCACCCAAACCGCCCCGACCGAGACCGGGCTGCACGGCCGCGTCCTCGATCACCTCGGCACGGCCATCTGCGGAGGCGAGCTGGCCTCCGGAGCCGTGCTGAACATCGACGACCTGGTGGACCGCTACGCCGTGTCCCGCTCGGTGGTCCGGGAGGTCCTCCGGGTGCTCGCGTCGATGGGATTCATCGAGACCCGCCGCCGGGTCGGCGTCATGATCCGGCCGGCGCACCACTGGAACGTCTTCGATCCCCAGGTGATCCGCTGGCGGCTCGCCTCCGCCGGACGCATCGCCCAGATCCGCTCGATCACCGAGCTACGGACGGCGGTGGAGCCGCACGCCGCCTGGCTCGCCGCGCGCCGGGTCGACCACGACGAGGCCAGCGACCTGGTCGGTCTCGCCGCCAAGATGTGGGCCGCCGGCAAGGCCGGTGACGAGGAACGCTTCCTCAGCCTCGACATCGAGTTCCACCAGCGGGTGCTCCGCGCCTCCGGCAACGAGATGTTCGTCAAGCTCCAGAGCCTGGTCGCCGAGGTCCTCATCGGACGCCACCATTACCACCTGATGCCGCACTACCCGCACGAGCAGGCCCTGCAACTGCACGCCGACGTCGCCCAGTCGATCCAGCGCCACGACGGCGAGACCGCACGCGAGGCGATGGTGCAGATCATGGAGCACGCGTTCGAGGAGATGTCCTCGATCTGGGAGCAGGGGCTCGCCCCCGAGCCCGAGCCCGCCTGA
- a CDS encoding DUF4926 domain-containing protein: protein MDLYDVVELREAIPDENLEPGAVGTIVHVFDHVPGAYEVEFADSDGRTVGMVTLTLDQIRPLDAPS, encoded by the coding sequence TTGGACCTGTATGACGTGGTCGAGCTGAGGGAGGCCATCCCCGACGAGAACCTGGAACCGGGGGCTGTCGGCACGATCGTGCACGTCTTCGATCACGTTCCGGGCGCGTACGAGGTGGAGTTCGCCGACTCGGACGGGCGAACGGTAGGGATGGTGACCCTCACCCTCGATCAGATCCGCCCGCTCGACGCCCCGTCCTGA
- a CDS encoding SDR family oxidoreductase, with amino-acid sequence MHPPILVTGGTGTLGRLVTPLLRDAGRPVRVLSRRGGRPTPGTEQVRADLLTGEGVERAVRGVDTVLHLAGGQKGDDTIARTLVDAARQSDVRHLVVVSVVGADRVPLAWLRSKLHAEEAISGSGLPFTILRAAQFHSLVLTMAQKLTALPVVPLPGLRLQSVDGREVAARLAELTLGTPAGLVPDIVGPQVHTTGELMRGYLRASGKRRLTLPVRLPGAAGRAYRDGANLTLRGATVGSRTWEAFLAEHVAAR; translated from the coding sequence ATGCACCCACCGATCCTGGTCACCGGCGGTACCGGCACCCTGGGCCGCCTGGTCACCCCGCTGCTGCGCGACGCCGGCCGCCCGGTCCGCGTCCTCAGCCGACGAGGTGGCCGTCCCACCCCCGGCACCGAGCAGGTCCGGGCCGACCTCCTGACCGGCGAGGGCGTGGAGCGAGCGGTACGCGGCGTCGACACCGTGCTGCACCTGGCCGGCGGCCAGAAGGGCGACGACACTATCGCCCGCACCCTGGTCGACGCCGCCCGACAGTCGGACGTACGGCATCTGGTCGTCGTCTCGGTCGTCGGCGCGGACCGCGTCCCGCTCGCCTGGCTGCGGAGCAAGCTGCACGCCGAGGAGGCGATCAGCGGCTCCGGCCTGCCCTTCACCATCCTGCGGGCCGCGCAGTTCCACAGCCTGGTGCTGACCATGGCACAGAAGCTGACCGCCCTGCCGGTGGTGCCGCTGCCCGGTCTGCGGTTGCAGTCGGTGGACGGCCGCGAGGTCGCCGCCCGCCTCGCCGAACTGACCCTGGGCACCCCGGCGGGCCTGGTGCCCGACATCGTCGGCCCCCAGGTGCACACCACCGGGGAACTGATGCGTGGCTACCTGCGGGCCAGCGGGAAGCGTCGACTCACCCTGCCGGTCCGCCTGCCCGGTGCGGCGGGACGCGCCTACCGCGACGGGGCGAACCTGACGCTGCGCGGCGCGACCGTCGGCAGCCGGACCTGGGAGGCGTTCCTCGCCGAACACGTCGCCGCCCGCTAG